Proteins encoded in a region of the Candidatus Moanabacter tarae genome:
- the rlmCD gene encoding 23S rRNA (uracil-C(5))-methyltransferase RlmCD yields the protein MKDPTDEKKIPPKYFREHPFEYHEEIELEIKGLGSDGQGVGSLNGWIVMVPYALPHEKVRARVWRNRSSYSEADLVEVLCPSPDRVEPKCSIFGTCGGCQYQHLRYEEQLVWKQRQVVDLFRRNSGLTVEVKPIWRSPKEYGYRSKITPHFQKPKKNRPVIIGFQIKGSRKLVDVSHCPIATDKINKALPKERDTICNNYKSLKKGGTLLLRDVLEGIVTDSRSVVSKQPGDFIFQFQAGEFFQNNPYLHTELIRYVVDQAADSSVKSIIDTYCGVGVFSISCCRSVEQVIGIEISSDSIHWANVNARVNQIENCRFMIGEAERIFQKIDCDPQSSCVIIDPPRKGCESSFLNQLAAFSPKKIVYVSCDPATQARDIRTLVDENYEISSIQPFDFFPQTRHIECVATLEKKEP from the coding sequence ATGAAAGACCCAACGGACGAAAAAAAGATTCCCCCGAAGTACTTTCGGGAACATCCGTTTGAATATCACGAAGAAATTGAACTGGAAATAAAAGGATTGGGATCGGATGGCCAGGGAGTTGGAAGTCTAAATGGATGGATTGTGATGGTACCGTACGCACTTCCACATGAAAAGGTTAGGGCTCGAGTTTGGAGAAACCGAAGCAGTTACTCCGAGGCTGATTTAGTGGAAGTCCTCTGTCCCTCACCTGATAGAGTAGAACCTAAGTGCAGCATCTTCGGAACCTGTGGGGGCTGCCAATACCAGCATCTTCGCTATGAAGAACAACTAGTCTGGAAGCAACGGCAAGTGGTAGACCTTTTTCGCCGTAATTCAGGGCTCACGGTTGAAGTAAAACCTATCTGGCGATCGCCCAAGGAATATGGGTATCGCTCAAAAATAACACCCCACTTCCAGAAACCGAAGAAAAACCGTCCCGTTATAATAGGATTTCAAATTAAGGGATCCCGAAAACTCGTTGATGTGTCTCATTGTCCTATTGCAACGGACAAGATTAACAAGGCCCTGCCAAAGGAACGAGATACAATCTGTAACAATTACAAGAGCCTCAAAAAAGGGGGAACCCTCCTTCTTCGGGATGTATTGGAAGGCATAGTCACAGACAGCAGGTCTGTCGTATCCAAACAACCAGGGGATTTCATTTTCCAATTTCAAGCCGGAGAATTTTTCCAGAACAACCCGTATCTCCATACCGAATTAATCCGCTACGTCGTAGATCAAGCGGCAGATTCATCAGTCAAATCCATAATCGATACCTATTGCGGAGTCGGCGTCTTCTCTATCTCCTGCTGTCGCTCCGTTGAGCAGGTAATCGGTATCGAAATAAGCTCCGATTCCATTCACTGGGCCAACGTCAACGCAAGGGTTAACCAAATAGAAAATTGCCGATTCATGATTGGAGAAGCAGAAAGGATTTTTCAGAAAATCGATTGCGATCCCCAATCTTCCTGCGTCATTATAGATCCTCCTCGTAAAGGCTGCGAGTCCTCCTTTCTTAATCAACTAGCTGCATTCTCTCCAAAAAAAATTGTTTACGTGTCCTGCGATCCAGCCACTCAGGCTCGAGACATCCGAACCCTTGTAGACGAAAATTACGAAATTTCGTCCATCCAACCCTTCGACTTCTTTCCGCAAACCCGGCACATTGAGTGCGTTGCAACCCTAGAAAAAAAGGAACCCTGA
- the trkA gene encoding Trk system potassium uptake protein TrkA, whose product MKIIIVGAGEVGGYLCELLSRQAHDVTLIESSHRIANDLEENCDARILIGNGSSAEVLTKANVSDCDFFLAMTSEDRTNLISCSLAKALGAKSTIVRFHDQTYTDNSFVNYQLHFGVDYMLNPEGLCAVELAKSIRNPGRVAVENFARGQIEVQQIRVAVKSHLAGSKLRDIQLRTRIGYVQRNDKIAVASANTRLQSGDIVTAFGSSEDLFELNRILDPRSVAEQSRIVLFGGSETAIALVRLLNNPRYKIRIIEEDANLCADLAEKFPDINLIHGNATSLRLLEEEHIGQTDYFVACTKRDEDNIMTGLQASKLGAPHVQLVINKPDYENVLQNLKSILGVELMVSPRVATANEVLRYVSTEPVIELATLPNQSIKILEIRIAHDNPFSGRNLGDIPLPEGCVVVALLHKFQVKVPGAQDSILGGDRIVIITNDENVEPVRDILA is encoded by the coding sequence ATGAAGATCATTATCGTTGGAGCGGGGGAAGTAGGAGGTTATCTGTGCGAACTACTGAGCAGACAGGCGCATGATGTCACCCTCATTGAATCGTCTCACAGAATCGCAAATGATCTCGAAGAAAATTGCGACGCCCGGATCCTAATCGGCAACGGCAGTTCGGCCGAAGTCCTGACTAAAGCAAACGTTAGTGACTGTGACTTTTTTCTCGCGATGACAAGTGAAGATCGAACAAATCTGATCTCATGCTCATTAGCCAAGGCCTTGGGAGCGAAATCGACTATAGTTCGCTTCCATGACCAAACCTACACGGACAATTCATTTGTCAACTATCAGTTACACTTCGGGGTTGATTATATGCTCAATCCTGAGGGTCTATGTGCGGTGGAATTAGCTAAATCCATTCGAAACCCTGGGAGAGTAGCGGTCGAGAATTTCGCTCGTGGCCAGATTGAGGTTCAGCAAATACGGGTTGCCGTAAAGTCTCATTTAGCGGGATCAAAACTAAGGGATATTCAGCTCAGAACCAGAATTGGATACGTTCAGCGAAACGATAAGATCGCAGTCGCGAGTGCAAATACCCGTTTACAGAGTGGCGACATAGTAACCGCATTTGGTTCTTCCGAAGACCTCTTTGAACTGAATCGTATACTCGATCCGCGAAGCGTGGCCGAACAGTCTAGAATAGTTTTATTCGGAGGAAGTGAAACCGCAATAGCGCTGGTACGTCTTCTGAACAATCCCCGATACAAGATCCGGATTATTGAAGAAGATGCGAACCTTTGCGCGGATCTAGCGGAGAAGTTTCCCGATATCAACCTTATCCATGGGAACGCCACTTCACTACGCCTACTGGAGGAGGAGCACATTGGACAGACGGACTACTTCGTTGCCTGCACGAAAAGAGACGAAGACAATATCATGACAGGTCTTCAAGCTTCTAAATTGGGCGCTCCTCACGTCCAGCTGGTCATTAATAAACCCGACTACGAAAACGTTCTGCAGAATCTGAAGAGTATCCTTGGAGTTGAACTTATGGTCTCTCCCAGAGTTGCAACAGCAAACGAAGTCCTACGTTACGTATCTACCGAACCAGTAATCGAACTAGCTACACTCCCCAATCAGAGCATCAAAATCCTTGAAATCCGGATAGCCCATGATAACCCTTTCTCAGGACGGAACCTTGGGGATATCCCACTTCCAGAAGGATGTGTTGTCGTGGCTCTTCTGCATAAATTTCAAGTAAAGGTGCCCGGCGCCCAAGACTCCATTCTTGGCGGTGACCGAATCGTCATTATCACAAATGATGAGAATGTTGAACCAGTGAGGGATATCCTCGCTTAG
- the prc gene encoding Tail-specific protease: MNSDWKFVWLLATLLLLPELGTVGKAKEFEIRGSDLEHMQKETKQTIDHLQYYHYTKKSISDVNVEELITSFMEQLDYSHLFFLQSDRNDIALRFNRTLIEVYLRRGQLHPAFQIYKIYRRRALERLEVIFERLEGTFDFTTDRTYVPDRTELPWPKDKAEADELWENRLIFDLLQERLNNETIDRAKEKVTRRYRRTKRYIEELEPHDIQRLFLTALTKMYDPHSAFLSSDSLDDFSIAMKNSLVGIGALLRDEDGYCIIQELISGGPADMSNQLHPGDKIIEVGQHKEPPVDVIDMKLRKIVEMIRGKKGTEVRLTVIPASATDPSERKIVRLKRDNIKLTENLARADIYQVLTNNGQFVPIGVIELPSFYGSGVGGKSDSSTTRDVEELIDKLKHEGIRGLVLDLSHNGGGLLSEAIDLTGLFIPKGPVVQVKSTTGEIRQDWDRNDKVVYEGPLALLVSRSSASASEIVAGALQNHKRAIIVGDSATHGKGTVQAIFELDRNLKSSLLRYGSKQKSGAIKITIQKFYLPNGYSTQNKGVRSDITLPSVNDLLPIGESDLPNALIWDAIEPLTWDIRDTHTSKSARVDLELLIHLQMLSNERQEELDEFFLLDSRIQWLKAKQDQTEYSLNLESRRVKRDLDKLATEEMDLMREQLNSNRFSRKGITLEVRHEKEKEHQEKLRNSILPNGKNKANAYYQKVFYYETDQNGDIKELWIEDFDFEKLLKDSEEIAQVLSLESSNPIEVSDIEDLLHSLKTAETSDEFNVEKAFKAYIGNTLNKELIDSLIPKFFLKLIELDPDILLDRPALNIPLRESLRIVSDWIDYENTTLP; encoded by the coding sequence ATGAACTCGGATTGGAAGTTTGTGTGGTTGTTGGCAACACTTTTGCTACTTCCAGAGCTCGGAACTGTAGGGAAGGCAAAGGAATTCGAGATTAGGGGTTCTGATCTCGAACATATGCAGAAGGAGACAAAGCAGACCATCGATCACCTTCAATACTACCACTACACAAAGAAATCGATCTCTGACGTCAACGTAGAGGAGCTTATAACTTCATTCATGGAGCAACTTGATTATAGCCACCTTTTTTTTCTCCAATCCGATAGAAATGACATCGCTCTTCGCTTCAATCGAACGTTAATCGAAGTCTACCTACGTAGAGGGCAACTTCATCCAGCTTTTCAAATCTACAAAATCTACCGTAGGCGAGCATTGGAACGCCTCGAAGTTATCTTCGAACGACTCGAGGGAACGTTTGACTTTACAACCGATAGAACCTACGTGCCAGATCGTACAGAACTCCCGTGGCCTAAGGACAAAGCGGAGGCAGACGAACTTTGGGAAAACCGTCTTATCTTCGATCTTCTCCAGGAGAGGCTCAACAACGAGACAATAGACCGTGCTAAAGAAAAGGTGACTCGGCGCTACCGAAGAACAAAACGCTATATCGAGGAGTTAGAGCCCCACGACATCCAAAGGCTATTCCTTACTGCCTTAACTAAGATGTATGATCCTCACTCTGCTTTCCTGTCTTCCGATTCACTGGATGATTTCTCCATCGCAATGAAAAACTCACTGGTAGGGATCGGTGCTCTCCTTAGAGACGAAGACGGCTATTGCATCATACAAGAGCTCATATCTGGAGGTCCTGCAGACATGAGCAATCAATTACATCCAGGGGACAAAATAATCGAAGTGGGCCAGCATAAGGAACCTCCAGTTGATGTTATCGACATGAAATTGCGGAAAATCGTCGAGATGATACGGGGAAAGAAAGGTACTGAAGTTCGCCTTACCGTAATTCCAGCCAGCGCAACAGATCCATCAGAACGAAAAATCGTGAGACTAAAGCGAGACAATATCAAATTGACCGAGAATCTCGCCCGAGCTGACATCTATCAGGTTCTAACCAACAACGGCCAATTCGTACCTATTGGAGTGATTGAACTTCCTTCCTTTTACGGTTCCGGCGTGGGGGGAAAGTCGGATTCCAGCACAACCCGGGACGTTGAGGAACTAATAGACAAACTAAAGCATGAGGGGATTCGGGGACTGGTGCTGGATCTCAGTCATAATGGCGGAGGACTCCTCAGTGAAGCAATCGATTTGACCGGGCTTTTTATCCCCAAAGGTCCAGTTGTCCAGGTTAAGAGTACAACGGGGGAAATACGACAAGATTGGGATAGAAATGACAAAGTAGTCTATGAGGGCCCACTGGCCCTACTGGTATCCCGAAGCAGCGCTTCAGCTAGCGAAATTGTCGCCGGGGCCCTTCAAAATCACAAAAGAGCTATAATTGTGGGAGATTCAGCAACTCATGGGAAAGGAACTGTTCAAGCTATATTTGAACTCGATCGAAACTTAAAAAGTTCTCTTCTAAGATATGGATCCAAGCAAAAGTCCGGGGCAATTAAGATCACTATCCAAAAGTTCTATTTGCCCAATGGGTATTCCACACAGAACAAGGGGGTCCGATCTGATATCACTCTACCTTCTGTTAACGACCTTCTCCCGATTGGGGAGTCCGATCTCCCAAATGCGCTCATTTGGGATGCCATCGAACCTCTTACCTGGGACATTCGGGATACCCATACATCGAAGTCAGCTCGAGTAGATCTGGAACTTTTGATTCACCTTCAAATGTTAAGCAACGAACGCCAGGAAGAACTGGATGAATTCTTCCTACTAGATAGCAGGATTCAATGGTTAAAGGCAAAGCAAGATCAGACTGAATATTCCCTGAATCTTGAGTCGCGACGCGTGAAGAGAGATCTTGATAAACTAGCCACTGAGGAAATGGATCTCATGCGCGAGCAGCTTAACAGCAATCGATTCTCACGTAAGGGAATTACTCTTGAGGTACGCCACGAAAAAGAAAAGGAGCATCAAGAAAAACTGCGAAATTCGATCCTTCCTAATGGCAAAAACAAAGCCAACGCTTACTACCAAAAAGTATTCTACTACGAAACTGATCAGAACGGAGATATCAAAGAATTATGGATAGAGGACTTTGACTTTGAAAAGCTTCTAAAAGATAGCGAGGAAATAGCTCAGGTTCTTTCCCTAGAATCTTCTAACCCGATTGAGGTTTCAGATATTGAAGATCTCCTCCACTCGCTGAAAACAGCTGAAACAAGTGATGAGTTTAATGTGGAGAAAGCATTTAAAGCCTATATTGGGAATACTTTGAATAAGGAATTAATTGACAGTCTAATCCCCAAATTTTTTCTCAAACTGATCGAGTTAGATCCTGATATCCTTCTAGACAGACCGGCTCTTAATATCCCATTAAGAGAGAGCTTGAGAATCGTTTCTGATTGGATCGACTACGAGAATACCACCCTACCGTAA
- the prmC gene encoding Release factor glutamine methyltransferase encodes MQSLLDVLNKTAEFLQRKNVANARLDAELLLAHYLQCERLDLYLQYDRLLSESELGDLRPLVRRRSRREPLQYIIGEVDFLDLRIRVDNRALIPRSETEELVTLATDQIQNSPDRILDLGTGSGVIAIALANAFQNAEVTAVDSSMEAIELASENLMLNGLNERIALIQSDWFSLVKGNYDLIVSNPPYLSHDEWDTAQPEIRGFEPVGALVSKDSGLHDAQSILERAPEFLRGEGLIVMEHGLDQYSELAAMAEKRGYRSIESVQDISGRDRFLVARY; translated from the coding sequence ATGCAGTCACTTTTAGATGTGTTAAACAAGACGGCCGAATTTCTGCAGCGTAAGAATGTGGCCAACGCAAGGCTAGATGCGGAGTTATTGCTTGCTCACTATCTTCAATGTGAGCGCCTTGATCTTTACTTGCAATATGATAGGCTTCTTTCTGAATCCGAATTAGGGGATCTTCGTCCTTTGGTTCGGCGCCGTTCTCGACGCGAGCCCCTCCAATATATTATTGGGGAGGTTGATTTTCTCGACCTTCGTATTAGAGTCGATAATCGGGCACTAATTCCTCGTTCCGAGACAGAAGAACTTGTTACTCTCGCCACTGATCAAATCCAAAATTCGCCAGATAGAATTTTGGATCTAGGTACTGGATCTGGGGTGATCGCGATTGCGTTGGCTAATGCTTTCCAGAATGCCGAAGTTACTGCGGTTGATTCCAGTATGGAGGCAATTGAATTGGCTTCTGAGAATTTGATGTTGAATGGCCTTAATGAGAGGATCGCTCTGATTCAGTCAGACTGGTTTTCTTTAGTGAAGGGAAATTACGACCTGATCGTGTCTAATCCACCTTACTTGAGTCATGATGAATGGGATACCGCGCAACCAGAGATCAGAGGATTTGAGCCGGTTGGAGCTCTGGTTTCAAAGGACAGTGGCTTGCATGATGCGCAATCAATTCTGGAACGCGCACCAGAATTTCTCCGAGGTGAAGGTCTTATTGTGATGGAGCATGGCCTCGATCAGTACTCCGAACTTGCCGCGATGGCAGAAAAGAGAGGCTATCGCTCAATTGAGTCCGTTCAGGATATTAGTGGCCGCGATCGGTTCCTGGTTGCGAGATACTAA
- the prfA gene encoding Peptide chain release factor 1 encodes MQVIPDILPFLQRYDELDSLMAEPDFFQDSRKAVELSREHQKLHLLISLYRVLEKLESDIGDHESIISDPDSDDELKNLAQEELPVLRNLFENKRNEVLIAMVPPDPADSRNTVLEIRAGAGGDEASLFASDLFRMYSRFAESKGWKVERLGASPSESGGFKQVVCLVTGDDVYKSLKFEMGVHRVQRIPVTEANGRIHTSTATVAVLPEAKEIDVQIDPADLEITVSRSSGPGGQSVNTTDSAVQILHKPTGITVHCADERSQIKNRAKGLKVLRARLLEKEQAEEHAKYAADRRDQIGSGDRSERIRTYNFPQSRVTDHRIGLSLHSLPQLMEGQLEDILMALERADADSKINALIEK; translated from the coding sequence ATGCAAGTTATTCCTGATATTTTACCGTTTCTCCAACGGTATGATGAGCTCGATTCCCTTATGGCGGAACCTGACTTTTTTCAGGATTCCCGAAAGGCGGTCGAATTATCGCGGGAACACCAGAAACTTCATTTATTGATTTCGCTTTACCGAGTCTTAGAAAAACTTGAATCAGATATTGGTGATCATGAGTCGATTATTTCAGATCCTGATAGCGATGATGAATTGAAGAATCTAGCCCAGGAAGAATTGCCTGTTTTACGGAATCTGTTTGAGAATAAAAGAAACGAAGTGTTGATAGCCATGGTTCCACCGGATCCAGCAGATTCACGAAATACTGTTTTAGAAATTCGAGCCGGTGCTGGGGGGGATGAAGCGAGCCTATTTGCTTCGGATCTCTTTCGTATGTATAGCCGGTTCGCTGAATCCAAGGGATGGAAAGTTGAACGGTTGGGGGCCAGTCCATCTGAGAGTGGTGGGTTTAAACAGGTTGTTTGCCTTGTGACAGGAGATGATGTTTACAAGAGCCTAAAATTCGAAATGGGAGTACATCGTGTTCAGCGAATTCCGGTTACGGAAGCGAATGGTCGGATTCATACTTCTACAGCCACGGTTGCAGTATTGCCTGAAGCTAAGGAAATTGATGTTCAGATCGATCCAGCGGATCTCGAAATCACTGTTAGTCGGTCTAGCGGTCCCGGTGGTCAGTCTGTCAATACCACTGATTCTGCTGTTCAGATTTTGCATAAACCAACTGGAATAACAGTACATTGTGCGGATGAGAGGTCCCAAATTAAAAATAGAGCCAAGGGCCTTAAGGTCTTGAGGGCTCGTCTCCTTGAAAAAGAGCAAGCTGAAGAACACGCAAAGTATGCAGCGGACCGACGCGATCAGATTGGTAGCGGGGATCGTTCAGAGCGTATCCGCACCTACAATTTTCCGCAGAGCCGGGTTACCGATCACCGGATTGGTCTAAGCCTTCACTCTCTTCCCCAGCTCATGGAAGGTCAGCTCGAAGACATCCTGATGGCATTAGAAAGAGCAGATGCGGATTCAAAGATCAACGCTTTGATCGAGAAGTGA
- the dctP gene encoding C4-dicarboxylate-binding periplasmic protein DctP, whose protein sequence is MKRIVRNLMTLLSFLVISCSLLDGRQIRINLGTIAPQGSSAHQALLIMRDVWRQAPEGGVRLVIYPNGVQGGEADMVRLMRIDLLQAGLFTAVGISKIEPGVSALQNMPMVFRSLEEYDFVSKRLRPKLEARIEEQGYIVLFWVDAGWIRFFSKTPLVYPDDLLAMKLFVWAGSHGQANILTSMGFHPVMLETADIVPGLQTGLIDSVALPPIYALATQTDIRAPYMLELNYAPLMGAALIRKATWERIPTGAQKILRDSAKNAGKQINTKARSESNESVKAMEKRGLKVQKVTPDIERVWIERAEAIYPRIRGTEVPEDVFDEVIRLLGEFRSDN, encoded by the coding sequence ATGAAACGAATTGTCCGAAACTTAATGACTCTTCTTTCTTTCCTAGTTATTTCCTGTTCATTGCTCGATGGGCGGCAGATAAGAATTAATCTGGGAACCATCGCCCCTCAGGGGTCTTCTGCCCACCAAGCATTGCTTATAATGCGAGACGTTTGGAGACAAGCACCAGAGGGAGGTGTCCGTCTCGTGATCTATCCCAACGGAGTACAGGGAGGGGAGGCCGACATGGTCCGTCTAATGCGCATAGATTTGCTTCAGGCGGGACTCTTCACAGCAGTTGGTATTTCGAAAATCGAACCGGGAGTATCAGCCCTTCAAAACATGCCGATGGTCTTCCGTAGTCTGGAAGAATATGACTTTGTGAGTAAAAGGCTTCGCCCAAAACTCGAGGCGCGAATCGAGGAACAGGGGTACATAGTTCTTTTTTGGGTTGATGCTGGGTGGATCCGATTCTTCTCAAAAACACCCCTAGTCTATCCTGATGATTTACTTGCAATGAAGCTTTTTGTTTGGGCTGGCAGTCACGGGCAAGCCAATATTTTGACCAGCATGGGATTTCATCCTGTCATGCTTGAAACAGCGGATATTGTTCCTGGTCTTCAAACCGGGCTCATTGATAGCGTGGCCCTTCCTCCAATCTACGCTTTGGCTACTCAAACCGACATACGTGCGCCGTATATGTTGGAATTGAACTACGCGCCTCTAATGGGAGCAGCTCTCATTCGTAAAGCGACTTGGGAAAGAATACCTACGGGAGCACAAAAAATCTTGAGGGATTCAGCGAAAAATGCCGGTAAGCAAATCAACACCAAAGCCCGATCGGAAAGTAACGAATCGGTAAAAGCAATGGAAAAACGGGGATTAAAGGTGCAAAAGGTTACTCCAGATATTGAACGTGTTTGGATCGAAAGAGCCGAGGCCATCTATCCTAGAATCCGCGGTACGGAGGTTCCAGAAGATGTATTTGACGAGGTTATTCGTCTTCTTGGGGAATTTCGGTCGGACAATTAA
- the dctM gene encoding C4-dicarboxylate TRAP transporter large permease protein DctM, translated as MRQSARDNSDTSPVEAANPASRRNILSRSEDLLLCLVMTALILLPIVEILSRIFGTQGIAASTSIVQHLTLTIGMLGGAIAAREERLLSLSSLSNFLGESIKQKILIFSKATAATVCLLLFEASKDFLLTEKNGGNLLAYGIPIWVALTVIPAGFLLISIRLIWTSGSEWKFRTATILISSCFIWIIGSDWISPHLWFFPLLLLLFAATVLGAPIFAVFGGVTLLLLWQDNLPFAMIPLKHYSMVTSPTLSSVPLFALAGYFLAEGGASKRLLRVFQAVVGPFHGGTAIVTVLVCAFFTSFTGASGVTILALGGLLLPILVQSRYEEKTALGLVTTSASLGLLFPPCIPLILYAITASTVASHMGPSAATAAQLTMERMFLGGIGPGVLLVVLLAWWGVNRAPKEGSFSTKISGGEIATAIWIAKWEILLPVVALGTLFSGFATPVETAAVTALYAFVVEAFFYRDLNLREDIPRSMKECGLIIGGVLMILGLAMGFSNYLIFEQIPSRAVEWVTASIESPWVFLLALNFFLLLVGCILDIFSAIVVIVPIIIPLGIAYGIDPVHLGIIFLVNLEIGYLTPPIGMNLFLSSYRFKKTVPQVIQSIWPLFLVLLVGLLVITYLPFISTTLPLILD; from the coding sequence ATGAGACAATCTGCCCGTGACAATTCTGACACCTCCCCAGTCGAGGCCGCAAACCCAGCTTCCAGGCGAAATATACTGTCGAGATCTGAAGATCTACTGCTCTGTCTGGTGATGACAGCATTGATCCTTTTACCAATTGTCGAAATTCTTTCCCGGATTTTTGGGACACAAGGAATCGCAGCTTCCACCTCTATTGTGCAACATTTGACGCTGACTATTGGAATGTTGGGTGGAGCTATCGCGGCGCGTGAAGAACGGCTGCTCTCACTTTCGTCTCTATCTAATTTCTTAGGAGAATCGATTAAACAAAAAATCCTCATATTCAGTAAAGCCACAGCAGCCACGGTCTGTCTCTTACTTTTTGAAGCAAGTAAAGATTTTCTTCTCACTGAGAAAAATGGTGGTAATTTACTCGCCTACGGAATCCCTATATGGGTAGCACTAACTGTTATCCCAGCTGGGTTTCTTCTCATTTCAATTCGCCTAATTTGGACCAGTGGAAGCGAATGGAAGTTTCGCACAGCAACCATCCTCATATCTAGCTGTTTTATTTGGATAATCGGAAGTGATTGGATTAGTCCCCACCTGTGGTTCTTCCCTCTCCTACTCCTTCTGTTCGCAGCAACTGTCCTTGGAGCTCCGATCTTTGCTGTTTTCGGAGGTGTCACTCTCCTCCTTCTTTGGCAGGACAATCTGCCGTTCGCAATGATACCACTTAAACACTATTCAATGGTGACCAGCCCCACTCTTTCCTCTGTACCTCTTTTCGCCTTGGCCGGTTACTTTCTAGCAGAAGGTGGGGCTTCTAAGAGGCTCCTGAGAGTCTTCCAGGCAGTTGTTGGCCCGTTTCATGGGGGTACTGCTATCGTAACGGTACTTGTTTGCGCGTTTTTTACATCCTTTACTGGCGCTTCGGGAGTCACCATACTAGCCCTCGGAGGTCTTTTGTTGCCCATCCTTGTTCAATCGCGTTATGAAGAGAAGACAGCCCTCGGTTTGGTCACCACATCTGCTTCCCTAGGACTACTCTTTCCTCCCTGTATCCCTCTAATCCTCTATGCGATAACAGCCAGTACGGTTGCTTCCCATATGGGCCCATCGGCAGCAACGGCGGCACAACTTACGATGGAAAGAATGTTTCTCGGCGGTATCGGGCCGGGTGTTCTTCTCGTAGTATTGCTGGCCTGGTGGGGGGTAAATAGAGCTCCGAAAGAAGGCTCGTTTTCTACAAAAATTAGCGGGGGTGAGATCGCAACAGCAATTTGGATAGCTAAATGGGAAATTCTCCTTCCAGTTGTAGCCTTAGGTACTTTATTCAGCGGTTTCGCAACCCCGGTTGAGACTGCCGCTGTGACAGCCCTGTACGCATTCGTTGTCGAAGCCTTTTTTTACAGAGATCTTAATCTCCGTGAGGATATCCCTCGATCCATGAAAGAATGCGGGCTTATAATCGGTGGGGTTCTCATGATTCTAGGTTTAGCAATGGGATTCAGCAATTACCTGATCTTTGAACAGATTCCGTCCCGCGCAGTCGAATGGGTCACGGCATCAATCGAGTCCCCCTGGGTCTTCCTTCTCGCCCTTAATTTTTTTCTCCTTCTCGTTGGATGTATATTAGATATTTTCTCAGCAATCGTTGTTATTGTACCAATCATTATACCTCTCGGGATCGCCTATGGAATTGATCCAGTCCATCTCGGTATTATTTTTCTTGTAAACCTTGAAATTGGCTACCTCACACCACCTATTGGGATGAATCTCTTCCTTTCTTCATACCGATTCAAGAAAACCGTCCCTCAAGTCATCCAGTCGATTTGGCCTCTATTCCTAGTTCTCCTCGTAGGGTTGCTCGTCATTACCTACCTACCTTTTATTTCAACTACCTTGCCATTAATTTTGGACTAG
- the cdd gene encoding Cytidine deaminase, producing the protein MALDSLDQEKQDLLAEAEKAMEHAYNPYSGFSVGAALLSQNGKTITAENLENAAYSPSIWAPPSQRLTPWV; encoded by the coding sequence GTGGCTTTAGATTCACTTGACCAGGAAAAGCAAGATCTACTGGCGGAGGCTGAAAAGGCTATGGAACATGCTTACAATCCTTATTCTGGATTTTCTGTAGGAGCGGCCCTTCTAAGTCAAAATGGCAAAACCATCACAGCTGAAAATTTGGAGAATGCAGCTTATAGCCCATCTATATGGGCGCCGCCCTCGCAAAGGCTAACGCCATGGGTGTAG